One Caldisericaceae bacterium DNA segment encodes these proteins:
- a CDS encoding HIT domain-containing protein: MKNLFAPWRKTYIQNAKKQDRECFICVAANGNDDVKNLVVLRGEHAFVILNRYPYNAGHVMVCPKRHIKFPYELTEDEQKEIMFFLGKMVQILDSIYKPQGFNIGVNIGNAAGAGEEHLHFHIVPRWFGDTNFMSVVGETRVIPETIEDTYRKIKEALNR, from the coding sequence ATGAAAAATTTGTTTGCGCCTTGGCGAAAAACTTACATTCAAAATGCAAAAAAGCAAGATAGAGAGTGCTTCATTTGTGTTGCTGCAAACGGCAACGATGATGTGAAAAACCTCGTTGTTTTAAGAGGAGAGCATGCATTTGTAATTCTTAATAGGTATCCTTATAATGCAGGTCATGTGATGGTTTGTCCTAAAAGACATATAAAGTTCCCCTATGAACTTACAGAAGATGAACAAAAAGAAATAATGTTTTTCTTAGGAAAAATGGTCCAAATTTTAGATTCCATTTATAAACCACAAGGGTTTAACATAGGGGTAAATATCGGAAATGCTGCTGGCGCTGGTGAGGAGCATCTACATTTTCATATAGTTCCTCGTTGGTTTGGTGATACAAACTTCATGAGTGTTGTTGGAGAAACTCGTGTAATCCCAGAAACAATCGAAGATACCTACAGGAAAATTAAAGAAGCACTCAATAGATAA
- a CDS encoding ubiquitin-like domain-containing protein, with protein sequence MAEKITKAIIITIFIIFTVIISFGHVYTVEDTGSGLSYQILTFKEVPVSSVIERAQLSLRSEDVVEPSLDTTLDSGTIKIIRSRPIEVTLDKTTKNYYTTKLYVGDFLKEIGITLNEKDYINIPEYAELDTNKIVIKRYVEKTKLVKEKMPYETIYVKDSMVAKGVTYLKQNGVSGIKTNYYKEIYFGGDKIKEVFEKSVITKMPIKKIYVVGSAKPPKEYVKAMTVVATAYSPTVWETDSNPWITASGLRSRYGIVAVDPSVIPLGTLLYVENYGYAVAGDTGGAIKGNKIDVFFYNPYEAKKWGVRRVKIYILNGKWKFPSNLKY encoded by the coding sequence ATGGCAGAAAAAATAACTAAGGCAATAATTATTACTATATTCATTATCTTTACTGTAATCATCTCTTTTGGGCATGTATATACAGTAGAAGATACGGGAAGTGGTTTAAGTTATCAAATACTTACTTTTAAAGAAGTTCCTGTATCTTCTGTAATAGAGCGTGCGCAACTTTCTTTAAGAAGTGAAGATGTAGTGGAGCCAAGTTTAGACACAACCCTCGACTCTGGGACGATTAAAATTATTCGTTCTCGCCCCATAGAGGTTACACTTGACAAAACAACAAAAAATTATTACACAACAAAACTCTATGTGGGAGATTTTTTAAAAGAAATTGGAATAACTCTTAACGAAAAAGACTACATAAATATACCTGAGTATGCTGAATTAGACACGAATAAAATTGTTATTAAGCGTTATGTGGAAAAAACAAAACTTGTAAAAGAGAAAATGCCTTATGAAACTATTTACGTAAAAGACTCTATGGTTGCAAAAGGTGTTACGTATTTAAAGCAAAATGGTGTGTCTGGCATAAAAACAAACTATTACAAGGAAATCTATTTTGGAGGAGATAAAATAAAAGAGGTTTTTGAAAAATCGGTAATTACAAAAATGCCTATTAAAAAAATCTACGTTGTAGGGAGTGCAAAACCTCCTAAAGAGTATGTAAAGGCAATGACGGTTGTAGCAACCGCATACTCGCCTACAGTTTGGGAGACTGATTCCAATCCTTGGATTACTGCTTCTGGCTTGAGAAGTCGGTATGGTATCGTAGCCGTTGACCCATCTGTAATCCCTTTAGGCACACTTCTTTATGTAGAAAATTACGGTTATGCAGTTGCAGGAGATACAGGGGGAGCAATTAAAGGTAATAAAATAGATGTTTTCTTCTATAATCCATACGAGGCAAAGAAATGGGGAGTAAGAAGAGTAAAAATTTACATTTTGAATGGTAAATGGAAATTTCCCAGCAACTTAAAATATTAA
- the rsmA gene encoding 16S rRNA (adenine(1518)-N(6)/adenine(1519)-N(6))-dimethyltransferase RsmA, giving the protein MEISQQLKILIEKYGFNVKKNLGQNFLVASSAINFIANAVCSGPKENYIEVGPGFAFLTKEVAKKANFVFAIEKDKSFLEFYKDLSLPNVQFIIDDALNVNYDEFNVQELFGNIPYYISSDLIIKIAKSKIVRAVLLLQDEFAQRIIAKPNTKEYSSITVLTHFFFQTTFIKRFPPSFFFPRPNVYSTLVELRRIREYDSNLEDFLVFIHRAFFSKRKKLLSNLKKFYKGDFSSIFSELDINVLARPEDITEETYFKIYENMIKFCE; this is encoded by the coding sequence ATGGAAATTTCCCAGCAACTTAAAATATTAATCGAAAAATACGGTTTTAATGTTAAAAAGAACTTAGGGCAAAATTTTCTTGTTGCATCTTCTGCAATTAACTTTATTGCAAATGCAGTTTGTTCAGGTCCTAAGGAAAACTATATTGAAGTAGGTCCTGGGTTTGCTTTCCTTACAAAGGAAGTTGCAAAAAAGGCAAACTTTGTGTTTGCTATAGAGAAAGATAAAAGTTTTTTAGAGTTTTATAAGGATTTATCCCTCCCAAATGTGCAGTTTATCATTGATGATGCATTAAATGTCAATTACGATGAGTTTAATGTTCAAGAACTCTTCGGAAATATTCCTTACTACATTTCTTCAGACCTCATCATAAAGATTGCAAAAAGTAAAATTGTAAGAGCGGTATTACTTCTACAAGATGAGTTTGCTCAAAGAATTATCGCAAAACCTAACACAAAAGAATACAGTTCAATCACAGTTTTAACACACTTTTTCTTTCAAACTACTTTTATTAAAAGGTTTCCTCCGAGTTTCTTTTTTCCCAGACCTAATGTTTACTCAACTCTTGTTGAATTAAGAAGAATAAGAGAATACGATTCAAACTTAGAAGATTTTCTTGTTTTTATCCATAGAGCTTTCTTTTCTAAAAGAAAAAAGTTGCTGTCTAACTTGAAGAAGTTTTATAAGGGTGATTTTTCATCTATTTTTAGTGAATTAGATATCAATGTCCTTGCAAGACCTGAAGATATAACTGAGGAAACTTATTTTAAAATATACGAAAATATGATAAAATTTTGTGAGTAA
- the gcvH gene encoding glycine cleavage system protein GcvH, with protein MAYKVLEGLYYSKNDEWVKVEGDVATVGITDYAQDKLGDVVYVEEAALNKKVKVEDSVITVESVKAASDIYAPVSGEIIEVNKSVVSDPSILNKDPFGEGWLFKMKMENKDELNNLMSAKDYEEYRKE; from the coding sequence ATGGCTTACAAAGTTTTAGAAGGTCTTTACTACTCAAAAAATGACGAATGGGTTAAGGTAGAAGGTGATGTTGCAACAGTTGGCATCACTGATTACGCACAAGACAAGTTGGGCGATGTTGTTTATGTTGAAGAGGCCGCTCTTAATAAAAAGGTGAAAGTGGAAGACTCTGTTATTACAGTTGAATCTGTTAAAGCAGCATCAGATATCTATGCGCCTGTTTCAGGTGAGATTATTGAAGTTAATAAAAGCGTTGTTTCGGACCCATCTATTCTTAACAAGGACCCATTTGGTGAAGGATGGCTCTTTAAGATGAAGATGGAAAATAAAGACGAGCTAAACAACCTCATGAGCGCAAAGGATTACGAAGAATACAGAAAGGAATAG